The Anaeromusa acidaminophila DSM 3853 genome contains a region encoding:
- the trhA gene encoding PAQR family membrane homeostasis protein TrhA: MEERVNAITHGLGAALAAAGLIFLVVSAYVYGGLWHVVSFSIYGASLVLLYLASTLYHSFQNEKRKHRLRIFDHAAIYLLIAGTYTPFALVVLHGLLGWTIFSIVWGLAAVGIVFQLFFVNRFKKTATLCYLFMGWLIVFFLQPLAAALAPEGMFWLAFGGVLYTVGAVFYLFKRIPYNHAVWHVFVMGGSAAHFVAVAQYVLPVAVAP; encoded by the coding sequence GTGGAAGAACGTGTGAATGCGATTACGCATGGCTTGGGTGCGGCTTTAGCTGCGGCTGGCTTGATTTTTTTAGTGGTATCGGCTTATGTGTACGGAGGTTTGTGGCATGTAGTTAGCTTCAGCATTTATGGAGCGTCGCTTGTTTTGTTGTATTTGGCATCTACTTTGTATCACAGCTTTCAGAATGAGAAACGAAAGCATCGCCTGCGGATATTTGATCATGCGGCGATTTATTTGCTGATTGCCGGTACTTACACGCCCTTTGCCCTAGTGGTGCTGCATGGCTTGCTTGGATGGACTATTTTTAGTATTGTCTGGGGTCTGGCGGCAGTGGGAATTGTTTTTCAGTTATTCTTTGTCAATCGTTTTAAAAAAACAGCCACTCTTTGTTACTTGTTTATGGGTTGGTTAATTGTCTTCTTTTTGCAGCCCTTGGCGGCGGCATTGGCGCCGGAAGGCATGTTTTGGCTGGCTTTTGGCGGCGTGCTTTATACTGTGGGGGCTGTGTTTTATCTGTTTAAACGAATTCCTTACAATCACGCCGTTTGGCATGTGTTTGTCATGGGAGGCAGCGCCGCTCATTTTGTGGCGGTGGCGCAGTATGTGCTGCCCGTTGCGGTTGCTCCTTAA
- a CDS encoding ABC transporter ATP-binding protein, which produces MKTPILEVKGLKKYFDVRGGLNGKVVGQVKAVDDLSFSLFAGETFGLVGESGCGKSTAGRTILRLMEPTAGKIFFEGEDLAELGSTALRRKRRDFQMIFQDPYASLNPRMCVFDIVGEALAAHGLKDAAALRRQVEETLELCGLPIEYGNRYPHEFSGGQRQRIGIARALALRPKLIIADEPVSALDVSIQAQILNLLQELQQQLGLTYLFISHDLSVVRHISDRVGVMYLGRLLECAPAEELYSRPLHPYTQALLSAIPAANPKRKRERIVLQGDVPSPANPPPGCAFAPRCPKVMERCRLERPRLQAVESERHLAACFLWE; this is translated from the coding sequence TTGAAAACGCCGATTTTAGAAGTGAAGGGCCTAAAGAAATATTTTGATGTGCGCGGTGGTCTTAACGGCAAGGTAGTAGGACAAGTTAAAGCCGTAGATGATCTTTCCTTTTCTTTGTTCGCCGGAGAAACATTCGGCCTGGTGGGTGAGTCTGGTTGTGGCAAATCAACCGCAGGACGCACGATTCTGCGGTTGATGGAGCCTACGGCAGGGAAGATTTTTTTTGAAGGCGAAGATTTGGCGGAGCTGGGAAGCACGGCTTTGCGTCGTAAACGACGGGATTTTCAGATGATTTTTCAGGATCCCTACGCTTCGCTAAATCCCCGTATGTGTGTATTTGATATTGTCGGCGAGGCCTTAGCGGCTCACGGCTTGAAGGATGCCGCTGCGTTACGGCGGCAAGTGGAGGAAACTCTCGAATTATGCGGATTGCCGATCGAATACGGCAATCGTTATCCGCACGAGTTTTCGGGCGGTCAGCGACAGCGAATCGGTATTGCCCGAGCTTTGGCGCTGCGCCCTAAATTAATTATTGCCGATGAGCCGGTTTCCGCGTTGGATGTTTCCATTCAAGCGCAGATTCTCAATTTATTGCAAGAGCTTCAGCAACAATTAGGGCTGACGTATTTATTCATTTCGCATGACTTGTCGGTAGTGCGTCATATTAGTGATCGCGTAGGGGTGATGTATCTGGGACGTCTATTGGAGTGCGCTCCGGCGGAAGAGCTGTACAGTCGGCCATTGCATCCGTATACGCAGGCCTTGCTTTCGGCGATTCCCGCGGCGAATCCCAAACGTAAACGAGAGCGTATTGTCTTGCAGGGAGATGTGCCGTCTCCTGCCAATCCGCCTCCAGGGTGCGCATTTGCGCCTCGCTGTCCTAAAGTTATGGAACGATGCCGCCTTGAGCGGCCTAGGTTACAGGCGGTGGAGTCGGAACGGCATCTGGCGGCTTGTTTTTTATGGGAGTAA
- a CDS encoding aminopeptidase, which translates to MAEERIVKLAGNLINYSVELQPGEKILIEVFDGGEDLAQELVAAAYKAGGVPFVSVKNMVLQRELLRQCSSEQVERIAAWEKARMEEMDAYIGLRAYYNQSEMADLPQEQSQLYQRLWWHPVHSEVRVNRTKWCVLRYPNAAMAQMSGMSTAAFRDFYFQVTNLDYSRLAEAEEPLRTLMEKTKEVRILGQGTDLAFSLEGVAVSKSCGLRNIPDGEVFTAPVKQSVNGVISYNCPSVYQGVTFADVRLEFSQGRIVKATANHTEQLNQILDTDEGARYIGEFALGVNPHIVKPMGDILFDEKISGSFHFTPGNAYENTDNGNRSAIHWDLVCMQTPAYGGGEIWFDGRLVRKDGLFVIEELQGLNPQAWR; encoded by the coding sequence ATGGCGGAAGAACGTATCGTAAAGTTGGCTGGGAATCTCATTAATTACTCGGTGGAACTGCAGCCGGGCGAAAAGATTTTAATCGAAGTGTTTGACGGCGGCGAAGATCTGGCGCAGGAGCTGGTAGCGGCAGCGTACAAGGCCGGCGGCGTTCCCTTTGTCAGCGTGAAAAACATGGTGCTCCAGCGGGAACTGCTGCGGCAGTGCTCTTCTGAACAGGTAGAACGTATTGCTGCTTGGGAAAAAGCGCGGATGGAGGAAATGGACGCATACATAGGCCTGCGAGCGTACTATAACCAGAGCGAGATGGCGGACTTGCCGCAAGAGCAGTCACAGCTTTATCAACGTTTGTGGTGGCATCCGGTACATTCGGAAGTCCGGGTCAATCGCACAAAATGGTGCGTGCTGCGTTATCCCAATGCGGCGATGGCGCAGATGTCCGGTATGAGTACGGCGGCTTTTCGGGATTTTTATTTTCAAGTTACGAACTTGGATTACTCCCGCCTTGCGGAGGCGGAAGAACCGCTGCGTACACTTATGGAAAAAACGAAAGAAGTGCGCATCCTGGGGCAAGGAACCGATCTTGCTTTTTCTCTTGAAGGCGTTGCGGTGAGCAAATCTTGCGGCTTGCGTAATATTCCCGATGGCGAAGTGTTTACAGCGCCAGTGAAGCAGTCGGTAAATGGAGTCATTTCCTACAACTGTCCTAGCGTGTATCAAGGGGTTACGTTTGCAGATGTGCGCCTGGAATTTTCCCAGGGGCGGATTGTGAAGGCTACCGCCAATCATACGGAGCAATTGAACCAGATCTTGGATACCGATGAAGGAGCGCGCTATATTGGTGAGTTTGCGTTAGGCGTAAATCCTCACATTGTCAAGCCGATGGGCGATATCTTATTTGATGAAAAAATTTCCGGCAGCTTCCATTTCACGCCGGGGAATGCTTATGAAAACACAGACAACGGCAATCGCTCCGCCATTCACTGGGATTTGGTATGCATGCAGACGCCGGCGTACGGCGGCGGGGAGATTTGGTTTGACGGCCGCTTAGTGCGCAAAGACGGACTGTTTGTTATAGAAGAACTGCAAGGACTGAATCCACAGGCATGGCGCTGA
- a CDS encoding macro domain-containing protein encodes MKTIRLPRGKMLHLKQGDITAETADAIVNPANSHLRHGGGAALAIARAGGSVVQQQSQDLIKKIGILPVSHAVITDGGQLPAKFIIHTVGPQWGEGDEERKLRQAVENVLFLGHLYNLRSLSLPAISSGIFGFPKDRCAQILLETVIDFFLRLDTPLESVTFCNHDAETCQYFLQAAAAAKLIES; translated from the coding sequence ATGAAGACGATACGCCTGCCCCGTGGAAAAATGCTGCACCTTAAGCAAGGCGATATTACCGCCGAAACCGCCGATGCCATTGTCAATCCAGCCAACAGCCACTTACGGCACGGCGGCGGCGCCGCCTTAGCGATTGCCCGCGCTGGAGGTTCTGTCGTTCAGCAACAAAGTCAGGACCTAATTAAAAAGATTGGGATTCTTCCTGTGAGCCACGCCGTCATCACCGACGGCGGTCAGCTGCCTGCCAAGTTTATCATCCATACAGTTGGCCCTCAATGGGGTGAAGGAGACGAAGAACGCAAGCTGCGGCAAGCCGTCGAAAACGTCCTCTTTTTAGGACATCTCTACAATCTGCGCAGCTTGTCCCTGCCAGCCATTAGCTCTGGTATTTTCGGGTTTCCCAAAGACCGTTGCGCGCAAATCCTTTTGGAAACCGTCATTGATTTTTTTCTTCGCCTTGATACGCCTCTAGAAAGCGTCACTTTTTGCAACCATGACGCGGAAACGTGTCAATACTTCCTCCAAGCAGCCGCCGCTGCCAAGCTTATCGAATCATAG
- a CDS encoding efflux RND transporter permease subunit, translated as MAKFFIERPIFAIVLSLLITIAGLLAAAQLPVAQYPNISPPIVSVSATYQGANADVVNQSVAQIVEDKINGAEGMVYMSSTSSDAGSYSLSVQFESGKNSDMASVQTQSRVSEATPGLPASVQDIGVSTRKASQDTAMVFTLWSEENLYDRNFLKNYGSIFIIDELKRISGVGDIMAFGADYSMRIWLQPEKMARLGISTSEVKTAVENQNKQAASGSLGQMPMAGKQEHQYSTRVKGRLDDPKEFENIIVRAQGDGSFVRLKDIARVELGSKEYTFSSELNGHPAAGFAIKLTSDANALQTVGEVKATLDRLAQDFPAGMKYTTVVDNTRFVDESIAEVAKSFAEAMFLVVLVVFLFLQSWRATLIPMLAIPVSLIGTFGAFVLLGFTINTLTLFAMVLAIGLVVDDAIVVIEAVEHHMRYKGLSPVEATKMAMSEVSGPVVAIAFVLASVFIPVAFFGGMMGILYRQFALTIAVSMALSAIVALSLTPALCTLLLKPHDPQAHQGRLGRFFEAFNEWFERKTEGYGRRLGGIIPRARLCIMLLAGLIGMLGVLFSFVPSSFVPDEDQGRYMVSVSLPESTSLNRTAEFMSEVVSVIRKQNGVDNVMAVSGFDLMGGTAKANGGTIFVSLTPWSERTSEQTQVKNLVKQTFASGAQLAGGNVLPFAPPALPGLGSVGGYTFMLEDRSGGTLENLDAVTKRFIAAVKERPEIASATTTFTTDTPGYEFEVDRAKAEKMGVDVNDVFSTMQVFLGGLQINDFNKYGRSYKVIAQAEAPFRGDVDALRYLFVKSSNNTMVPLNTLVTPRKTKSAANITRYNGYKAVKINGTQAVGYSSGQAMTALDEVAKEVLPSGYTYEWSGQSREEKVSGGRAPVVFGLALVFVFLCLAALYESWSVPFAVLLSVPTGIFGAFLFQYLFNQENNIYMQIGLVMLIGLAAKNAILIVEFAKVRFDKGMPLIEAAIEAAKLRLRPILMTSFAFIIGCLPLMIATGAGAGARNSMGTAVVGGMLMATALGIFIIPVLFVVVEKLTARFEAWRSHFLKR; from the coding sequence ATGGCTAAGTTTTTTATCGAACGGCCGATTTTTGCTATCGTGCTGTCGTTACTCATTACGATTGCAGGTCTGCTGGCGGCAGCGCAGCTGCCTGTGGCGCAATACCCCAATATTTCGCCGCCAATTGTATCGGTGAGTGCAACGTATCAAGGGGCCAATGCGGACGTTGTTAACCAGTCTGTAGCTCAGATTGTGGAAGACAAAATAAATGGCGCTGAAGGCATGGTTTATATGTCTTCTACAAGTTCTGACGCCGGTTCCTATTCGCTGAGTGTACAATTTGAATCAGGAAAAAACTCAGATATGGCATCGGTACAGACCCAAAGTCGTGTCTCGGAGGCAACGCCTGGGCTGCCTGCAAGCGTTCAGGACATAGGGGTGAGTACCCGTAAGGCTTCGCAGGACACGGCGATGGTGTTTACCCTGTGGTCAGAGGAAAATCTATATGATCGTAATTTTCTCAAAAACTACGGGAGTATTTTTATTATCGATGAACTGAAACGAATTTCCGGCGTAGGCGATATTATGGCTTTTGGCGCGGATTACAGCATGCGCATCTGGCTGCAGCCGGAAAAAATGGCGCGCCTTGGAATTTCTACATCGGAAGTAAAAACCGCCGTGGAAAATCAAAACAAACAGGCCGCATCCGGCAGCCTGGGGCAAATGCCCATGGCCGGAAAGCAGGAGCATCAGTATTCCACAAGAGTAAAAGGCCGTTTGGACGACCCCAAAGAATTTGAAAATATCATTGTTCGGGCCCAAGGGGATGGTTCTTTTGTGCGGCTGAAGGATATTGCCCGGGTCGAGCTGGGCAGTAAAGAATATACTTTTTCCAGCGAATTGAACGGCCATCCGGCTGCCGGGTTTGCCATCAAACTGACCAGTGATGCTAATGCGTTGCAAACGGTGGGCGAAGTTAAAGCAACCCTGGATCGTTTGGCACAAGACTTTCCCGCAGGGATGAAGTATACGACCGTTGTGGACAATACGCGCTTTGTGGATGAGTCCATTGCGGAAGTGGCCAAAAGCTTTGCCGAAGCCATGTTCCTGGTAGTATTGGTAGTGTTCCTCTTTTTGCAGAGCTGGCGAGCGACTTTGATTCCCATGCTGGCTATCCCAGTATCGCTAATTGGTACTTTTGGCGCTTTTGTGCTGCTTGGGTTTACGATTAATACGCTTACTTTGTTTGCAATGGTGCTGGCCATTGGCCTAGTAGTTGACGATGCCATTGTTGTTATTGAAGCAGTAGAACATCATATGCGCTATAAAGGACTTTCACCTGTCGAGGCTACAAAAATGGCCATGTCCGAAGTATCTGGGCCGGTAGTAGCCATTGCCTTCGTGCTGGCGTCGGTATTTATTCCGGTGGCTTTTTTCGGCGGCATGATGGGTATTTTGTATAGGCAGTTTGCCTTGACCATTGCCGTATCCATGGCTTTGTCGGCGATTGTCGCCCTCTCGCTGACGCCGGCCTTATGTACGTTGCTTTTAAAACCCCATGATCCCCAGGCGCATCAAGGAAGACTGGGCCGGTTTTTTGAAGCTTTTAATGAATGGTTTGAACGCAAGACAGAAGGCTATGGACGGCGGCTGGGCGGGATTATTCCGCGGGCGCGCTTGTGCATTATGCTGCTGGCGGGGCTGATCGGCATGCTGGGGGTATTGTTTTCCTTTGTTCCCAGTTCCTTTGTTCCAGATGAAGATCAGGGACGCTATATGGTTTCGGTATCATTGCCGGAGTCGACTTCCTTGAATCGAACAGCCGAGTTCATGTCAGAGGTGGTATCGGTCATTCGCAAACAGAATGGTGTGGACAATGTTATGGCAGTTTCCGGTTTTGATTTGATGGGAGGCACTGCCAAAGCCAATGGCGGTACTATTTTCGTTTCTTTGACACCTTGGTCGGAGCGAACCAGCGAACAAACTCAGGTGAAAAATCTGGTCAAGCAAACCTTTGCCAGTGGCGCGCAATTAGCAGGGGGGAATGTACTTCCCTTCGCGCCGCCCGCCTTGCCAGGCTTAGGCAGCGTAGGGGGTTATACCTTTATGCTGGAAGACCGCAGCGGGGGTACTCTGGAAAATCTGGATGCAGTTACAAAGCGTTTTATTGCCGCTGTAAAGGAGCGTCCGGAAATTGCCTCGGCTACGACTACTTTTACCACCGATACGCCTGGGTATGAATTTGAGGTGGACCGCGCCAAGGCGGAAAAAATGGGCGTTGATGTAAATGATGTTTTCTCGACAATGCAGGTGTTCCTGGGGGGGCTGCAGATTAACGATTTCAACAAATACGGACGCAGTTATAAGGTTATTGCTCAGGCGGAGGCCCCTTTTCGCGGCGATGTGGACGCTTTGCGTTATCTCTTTGTAAAAAGCTCCAACAATACGATGGTGCCTCTGAATACGCTGGTGACGCCGCGCAAAACCAAATCGGCAGCCAATATTACTCGTTATAATGGCTACAAGGCCGTAAAAATCAACGGTACCCAGGCCGTTGGCTACAGCTCCGGACAGGCCATGACTGCTTTAGACGAAGTAGCCAAGGAAGTGCTGCCAAGCGGCTACACCTATGAATGGTCGGGCCAAAGTCGCGAGGAGAAGGTTTCCGGAGGCAGAGCTCCGGTTGTGTTTGGTCTGGCTCTTGTTTTCGTCTTCTTGTGTCTGGCGGCGCTTTATGAAAGCTGGAGTGTTCCTTTTGCGGTGCTGCTTTCGGTGCCCACGGGTATTTTTGGAGCCTTCTTGTTCCAATATCTCTTCAACCAGGAAAACAATATTTATATGCAGATTGGCTTAGTTATGCTGATAGGTTTGGCCGCTAAAAATGCTATTCTAATTGTCGAGTTTGCCAAGGTACGCTTTGATAAAGGCATGCCGCTTATTGAAGCGGCTATTGAGGCGGCCAAGCTGCGCTTGCGTCCTATTTTGATGACTTCTTTCGCCTTTATTATCGGCTGCTTGCCCTTGATGATTGCCACAGGCGCAGGCGCTGGTGCGAGAAATTCCATGGGGACGGCTGTTGTGGGCGGTATGCTTATGGCTACGGCGTTGGGGATTTTTATCATTCCCGTATTGTTCGTAGTGGTGGAGAAACTCACGGCGCGCTTTGAAGCTTGGCGCAGTCACTTTCTGAAACGGTAA
- a CDS encoding TolC family protein, translated as MKKILVGGVSALLCISLLGTVHAAAAPMQLSLEESIQMALAKHYDLSYAKAAREKSYWSLKEAKNNKGLSASFTHTDTVAQSVNSFQNKVALTLPVYSGGSLEGKIKQAEESLRVADLDVNAAQQQVKLNVVSNYLSVLEYHKIWQVSQDTTKNYEDHLKLVENKYAAGMVAKLDVLTSQVDLAKAQDSQVQAENNYRNAVAALNNELQLPHGTELDLKDAFNADVYPLSLEECLAYAKEHRPEIAQYKAKVSSAKTGIDVARSGYRPTVALSASQGWNDDQFPGSKNSNWSVSLTTSLNLFDSGVTGAQVEQAKYNLNMVNEQKGKEEDAVLLEVRQYYLSMQEAAKRIETNKVAIQQAEESLSIQKMRYEVGVGTNLDLRDSVLSLDQAKRDSLQALYDYNINKAKLEHSMGRPVE; from the coding sequence ATGAAAAAAATTCTTGTCGGAGGCGTGTCCGCTCTGCTTTGCATCAGTTTGTTGGGAACGGTGCATGCGGCAGCGGCGCCGATGCAATTGTCATTGGAAGAAAGCATTCAGATGGCGCTGGCCAAGCATTATGATTTATCCTACGCAAAAGCAGCCCGGGAAAAAAGCTATTGGAGTTTGAAAGAGGCAAAAAATAACAAAGGACTTTCCGCTTCTTTTACTCATACCGATACAGTGGCGCAAAGCGTAAATAGCTTTCAAAATAAAGTGGCGCTGACGCTGCCGGTATATAGCGGCGGTAGCTTGGAAGGGAAAATTAAACAAGCCGAAGAATCCTTGCGTGTTGCGGATTTGGATGTAAATGCGGCGCAGCAGCAAGTTAAATTGAATGTGGTAAGCAACTATTTGTCTGTTCTGGAGTATCATAAAATTTGGCAAGTAAGCCAAGATACAACCAAAAATTATGAAGATCATTTAAAGTTGGTGGAAAACAAATATGCCGCAGGTATGGTGGCTAAACTCGATGTGCTGACCAGTCAGGTAGACTTGGCGAAAGCGCAAGACAGCCAGGTGCAGGCGGAAAACAACTACCGCAATGCCGTGGCGGCTCTGAACAATGAATTGCAGCTGCCCCATGGTACGGAGTTGGACCTGAAGGATGCCTTTAATGCGGACGTCTATCCGTTGTCGCTGGAAGAGTGCTTGGCTTATGCCAAAGAGCATCGGCCTGAGATTGCCCAGTATAAGGCCAAAGTGAGCAGTGCGAAGACGGGGATTGACGTAGCGCGAAGCGGCTATCGCCCTACTGTTGCGCTGTCTGCATCTCAAGGCTGGAATGATGATCAATTTCCAGGCTCCAAAAACAGTAATTGGTCGGTTTCTTTGACTACTTCATTAAACTTGTTTGACTCTGGTGTAACCGGGGCGCAGGTAGAACAGGCTAAATACAACTTGAATATGGTTAATGAGCAAAAAGGCAAGGAAGAAGACGCGGTCTTGCTGGAAGTGCGCCAATATTATTTGAGCATGCAGGAAGCGGCCAAGCGAATCGAAACGAATAAAGTGGCGATTCAGCAGGCGGAAGAAAGCCTAAGCATTCAAAAAATGCGTTATGAAGTAGGCGTGGGCACGAACCTCGACTTGCGGGACTCGGTATTATCTTTAGATCAAGCTAAACGAGACAGCCTTCAAGCGCTGTATGACTACAATATCAATAAGGCGAAACTGGAGCATTCCATGGGGCGTCCGGTGGAATAA
- a CDS encoding amino acid ABC transporter substrate-binding protein, with product MKRIISVVLLLVMAGVLFAGCGSTTKTEPAKKKIVIGLDDNFPPMGFKDEKNNIVGFDIDMAKEAAKRLGIEVEFKGIDWSSKEAELNSKRIDALWNGMNITEERKKNVLFSDPYMESKQLIFVMANSPIKSAADLNGKVVGVQQSSIGEEVVTKDEKLKATLKDFKKYPDCVAAFMDLKTGRLDAVVTDEILGRYYMSKEPGTYIAIEQPLGEVGVYGVGFRKDDKELRDKVQNVLNEMKKDGTSAKISQKWFGADIVK from the coding sequence ATGAAACGAATTATTTCTGTAGTATTGTTGCTGGTGATGGCAGGGGTGTTGTTTGCCGGGTGTGGCAGTACAACCAAAACGGAACCTGCAAAGAAGAAGATTGTCATTGGCTTGGATGACAATTTTCCGCCGATGGGCTTCAAAGATGAAAAGAATAATATTGTTGGCTTCGATATCGATATGGCTAAAGAAGCAGCCAAACGACTGGGGATCGAGGTAGAATTTAAGGGCATTGACTGGAGTAGTAAAGAAGCTGAGCTGAACAGCAAACGTATTGATGCGCTCTGGAATGGTATGAATATCACAGAAGAACGTAAGAAAAACGTGCTTTTCAGCGATCCCTACATGGAAAGCAAACAATTGATCTTTGTAATGGCTAATTCCCCGATTAAAAGCGCTGCTGATCTGAATGGCAAGGTTGTTGGCGTGCAGCAGTCCAGCATTGGCGAAGAAGTGGTTACCAAGGATGAAAAGTTAAAAGCGACCTTGAAGGATTTCAAAAAATATCCTGACTGCGTAGCCGCCTTTATGGATCTAAAAACCGGTCGTTTGGATGCGGTTGTGACCGATGAAATTCTTGGACGCTATTATATGTCCAAAGAACCGGGTACGTATATTGCCATAGAGCAGCCCTTGGGCGAAGTCGGCGTTTATGGCGTAGGCTTCCGCAAGGATGATAAAGAACTGCGCGACAAAGTGCAGAACGTACTGAATGAAATGAAAAAAGACGGAACCTCTGCGAAAATTTCGCAAAAATGGTTTGGTGCTGATATCGTAAAATAA
- the modA gene encoding molybdate ABC transporter substrate-binding protein: MRKRTCFGLVGLLLGLLLLAGCGGEQPKGAAPVELNVSAAVSMKDALEEIQQQYQKKNPNVKLVFNLGASGSLQKQIEQGAPADIFISAAPKQMDELQGKGLLQQQTRKNLLENKLVLIVPQNSQLTIKSFEELADPAVKRLAVGEPQVVPAGQYAQQVLKKLDLWEKLAERMVLAKDVRTVLTYVESGNADAGIVYKTDAAISTKIKIIATAAAGSHQPIIYPAAILANAKQPKEAEAFLQYLLSPDAAKVFEKYGFAMGK; encoded by the coding sequence GTGAGAAAAAGAACTTGTTTTGGGCTGGTTGGGTTGTTATTGGGATTGCTATTATTGGCAGGTTGCGGAGGGGAGCAGCCTAAAGGGGCGGCGCCGGTAGAGTTGAACGTATCTGCTGCGGTAAGTATGAAAGACGCGCTGGAAGAAATTCAACAGCAATATCAAAAAAAGAATCCAAACGTGAAACTCGTCTTTAATTTGGGAGCGTCCGGTTCGCTGCAAAAGCAAATCGAGCAAGGCGCACCGGCGGATATTTTCATCTCTGCGGCTCCCAAACAAATGGATGAATTGCAGGGAAAGGGGCTATTGCAACAGCAAACTCGAAAGAATTTGTTGGAAAACAAGCTGGTGTTGATTGTACCTCAAAACTCCCAGCTGACTATAAAAAGCTTTGAGGAGCTGGCAGATCCCGCTGTTAAGCGTTTGGCTGTAGGCGAGCCGCAAGTAGTGCCTGCTGGACAGTATGCGCAGCAGGTTTTGAAGAAGCTAGATCTTTGGGAGAAACTAGCGGAGAGAATGGTGTTGGCTAAGGATGTGCGTACGGTCTTAACGTATGTGGAAAGCGGCAATGCGGATGCTGGTATCGTGTATAAGACCGATGCGGCGATAAGTACGAAGATCAAAATTATTGCTACTGCTGCCGCAGGAAGCCACCAGCCTATCATTTATCCGGCGGCTATCCTTGCCAATGCTAAGCAACCCAAGGAAGCGGAAGCTTTCCTGCAATATCTTTTAAGCCCTGACGCCGCTAAGGTATTTGAAAAATACGGCTTTGCCATGGGTAAATAA
- a CDS encoding efflux RND transporter periplasmic adaptor subunit encodes MQRNMSKKHYVIIGVVLLCLGLVGYKAGWLGGGSKTQAAPAIAVKAVQVQQQDAQIAYEFVGQVKAKEEVKIISKVSGVVVAKMVQGGAAVTKGQPLFRIDDKQYQSAIRAAQASLNKSRATLINSQRDLARYESLAAVQGVSQQTVDSYRSQVDQNEADVAMNEANLQEAMENRADTLIVSPVDGRIDVNDVSAGQFAVAGSTVLGSVSSLDPVWVQFSMSENEYLKLVRQGNGLLPDSFRSQLQLVLSDGSVYPELGQLEQVDKGINDTTGTITLKAVFNNAQHMLLPGLFAKVVAPGELRQKAILVPQRAVKEMLDNTFVTVVTTADTAESRPVKVGEKVGNWYIVESGLAAGDRVVVEGVDKVKQGAQLSVALLSPESI; translated from the coding sequence ATGCAAAGAAACATGTCAAAAAAACATTATGTAATTATCGGTGTGGTGCTGCTATGCCTGGGCTTAGTTGGTTACAAGGCAGGCTGGCTGGGCGGAGGCTCTAAAACGCAGGCGGCTCCGGCTATTGCGGTTAAAGCGGTGCAGGTGCAGCAGCAGGATGCACAGATCGCGTATGAATTTGTCGGGCAGGTTAAAGCCAAGGAAGAAGTTAAAATTATTTCGAAAGTGAGCGGCGTTGTGGTTGCCAAAATGGTACAGGGAGGCGCTGCTGTTACCAAAGGGCAGCCGTTGTTCCGAATCGACGACAAACAGTACCAGTCGGCTATTCGGGCGGCTCAAGCATCATTAAACAAGTCGCGAGCGACTTTGATTAATTCACAGCGCGATCTGGCGCGTTACGAAAGTCTGGCTGCGGTACAGGGCGTTTCGCAGCAAACTGTGGATTCCTACCGCTCCCAAGTGGATCAGAATGAAGCCGATGTGGCGATGAACGAGGCTAATTTGCAAGAAGCAATGGAAAATCGAGCAGATACGCTGATTGTATCTCCTGTTGACGGCCGCATTGACGTGAATGATGTCAGTGCCGGCCAGTTTGCAGTGGCCGGTTCTACTGTTCTGGGCTCGGTTTCTTCTTTGGATCCGGTATGGGTGCAGTTTAGTATGAGCGAAAACGAGTACTTAAAATTAGTGCGCCAGGGGAATGGACTCTTGCCGGATTCCTTTCGCAGTCAGCTGCAGTTGGTTCTTAGCGATGGTTCAGTATATCCTGAACTTGGGCAGTTGGAGCAGGTGGATAAGGGGATCAACGACACTACAGGTACGATTACCTTGAAAGCGGTGTTTAATAATGCGCAACATATGCTGTTGCCTGGGCTTTTTGCCAAGGTGGTGGCACCGGGTGAACTGCGTCAAAAGGCGATTTTGGTTCCTCAGCGTGCGGTGAAAGAGATGCTGGACAATACCTTCGTTACCGTGGTTACCACTGCTGATACGGCCGAAAGCCGTCCTGTTAAGGTCGGAGAAAAGGTTGGGAATTGGTATATTGTCGAATCCGGTCTGGCTGCAGGGGACAGGGTCGTTGTGGAAGGCGTCGACAAAGTGAAGCAGGGAGCTCAGTTATCGGTTGCGCTGCTTTCTCCAGAATCCATTTGA